The following are from one region of the Arachis duranensis cultivar V14167 chromosome 10, aradu.V14167.gnm2.J7QH, whole genome shotgun sequence genome:
- the LOC107471372 gene encoding E3 ubiquitin-protein ligase At3g02290, whose product MGSVCCCLSFDDFEDYVNPNSSVYRNCVCLSCLIQNLLNVYASIFRRGEVHSAPSSIQGAASMTSAASLDNSLSDMYRSPPRPLPYDADSRFFRARDGLVSRREKGSSHSNEETEPLRSNTDVDTESLNSGDKWNDCACEDGSKEYRSKSSLRVSSAKYATGVGLVYASSEEEDVCPTCLEEYTTENPKIMTKCSHHFHLGCIYEWMERSDNCPVCGKVMVFDETTYS is encoded by the exons ATGGGTTCTGTTTGTTGCTGTCTGAGTTTTGATGATTTTGAAGATTATGTAAATCCAAATAGTTCTGTATATAGGAACTGCGTCTGTCTCAGTTGCCTGATACAGAACCTTTTGAACGTG TATGCATCAATATTCCGCAGAGGGGAAGTTCATTCAGCTCCTTCATCCATTCAGGGGGCTGCATCCATGACCTCTGCAGCATCACTTGATAATTCTCTATCGGACATGTACCGTTCTCCTCCAAGGCCATTACCATATGATGCGGATTCGAGGTTTTTCCGCGCACGTGATGGGCTAGTTTCAAGGCGTGAGAAGGGTTCAAGTCATTCGAATGAGGAAACAGAGCCTTTAAGAAGTAATACAGACGTTGATACAGAATCTCTGAATTCAGGAGACAAATGGAATGACTGTGCCTGTGAAGACGGGTCAAAAGAATACCGTTCGAAGTCCTCACTAAGAGTTTCATCAGCAAAATATGCAACTGGAGTTGGCCTTGTCTATGCATCATCAGAAGAGGAGGATGTCTGTCCGACTTGCCTTGAAG AATACACTACCGAGAATCCGAAGATAATGACAAAATGCTCTCACCATTTTCATCTCGGTTGCATTTATGAGTGGATGGAGAGAAGTGACAACTGTCCAGTTTGTGGAAAG GTGATGGTATTCGATGAAACGACATACTCTTGA